The Cytobacillus sp. NJ13 sequence GCTTTGTAAGATTATCTGACAGGATTGATGAAAATGATTGAAAGATTAGTATAATGAAAGAAAATGGTTAGATTGAGGTGACATGATTGGAAAGTGAATCATCCTACAAAACCAGAAAAGTCATTTCGATTGGGACGGTCAGTGAACTGACAGGACTTAGTGAACGGCAGATTCGGTATTACGAAGAGAGGAAATTGATTTTCCCTGAAAGATCAGAACGAGGAAGCAGGAAATATTCTTTTAGCGATGTAGAGACGCTCATCGATATAGCCAACAAAAGGGAGGAGGGAGTCCGAACGGAAGAAATCCGCTCGGAATTAAAGAGAAAAAAGAAAAAAGACGATCAGGCATCACGGTCAAAAATGATTCAGGGTCAGCTTAATGCGCAGTTTGGAATCCGGAAGAAATAATGGGGAAGTGATTATTCTGCAAGGAATAATCGCTTTTTTTATTCCACTTCTATTCTGTCTTATAGAATAAGCTGATAGAGTTTACGAAACATTTTTATAAAAATTTTAGACAAAAAGTCTTTCTTTCGTTTACCATTTCCGTTAAGATGTAACCCTATATATGAACGTTTTTAAATTTTAGATCTGTAAAGCAGGTGAAAGAATGGGGAAAGAACTCCCTCCAACAATTGAAGTAATTGAGATCTGCTTGCTTGCCGGGAAAATCATGCTACAGGGCGGTGCAGAAACGTATCGGGTAGAGGACACAATGACCAGGATTGCAGCTTCCCTGGGTATACCGCACTCACATAGCTATGTGACGCCAACCGGAATTATATTTTCAACGGATGGAACTGAACCGGCAAAGCTGATTCGGATTTCAGAACGGTCAACGGATTTGTACAAAGTGACATTAGTGAACGGAGTTTCACGCAAAATCAGCAGCGGTGAACTGGATGGAAAGGAAGCTTTGGCAAGGCTGAAGGAAATTGAAAGTGCCGACTATACTTTCCCTGTTTATCAGCAGATTCTTGCGGCCTCCATTGCAAGCGGCTGCTTTTTAATTATGTTCCTGGGAAGCTGGACAGATTTTGTTCCAGCCATGATTGCAGGCGGGCTGGGGTTTGTTTCATTTATATACGTACATAGAGTGGTCCAGATAAAATTTTTCTCTGAATTTATTGCTTCATTATTAATTGGCCTTATCGCCTATTTCTTTGTGTACTCAGGAGTGGGAACAGAGCTTGATAAGATCATTATCGGTTCAGTCATGCCGCTCGTTCCGGGGCTGCTGATAACAAATGCAGTCAGGGATTTAATGGCCGGGCACCTTGTTTCCGGACTGTCAAAAGGGGCTGAAGCCTTTTTGACGGCATTTGCCATTGGAGCTGGGATTGCTCTTGTATTCACTTTCTAAATGCATTTGCGGAGGAATATGCGTATGTTTATGTTGACACATATGATTACAAGCTTTATTGCTTCAGCAGGATTCGGGGTGCTTTTCAATGCCCCGAAAAAATCGCTGCTGAAATGCGGGTTTGTCGGGATGGTTGGCTGGTTTGTTTATATTTGGCTTGTCAATTGGCAGTATGATGCTGTCATTTCTTCATTAATCGCTGCTTTTACCATTGCTGTGATCAGCCAGATTTTTGCTAAAATGTATAAAACACCTATCATTATTTTCAGTGTTGCCGGCATCATTCCACTGGTCCCAGGTGGGATTGCTTATGATGCAATGCGGAATTTTGTTGAAAATGATTATAATACGGCAATTCAGCTGGCCGCAAAGGCATTCATGATATCCGGGGCAATCGCAGTCGGACTTGTCATTTCAGAGGTAATCAATCAAATGATCCGCAAAGTTCAGTTCAAATCAAGAATCTAAATTGCAGCGAAGGACTATTACATTGGCCTTTTTTAGGAATTAAGCCGTAATACATCCTCTTACTATCAGACTCGTTCCAGAAATAAAAAGGGACGGGTTTTTCTTGTAATATATTCCTGGTGAATTTATAATCCTATTATGTTTGATTCTTACAGAAAAAGGAGAATATGATGATCCGACGGTTTTTTAGTTACTATAAGCCACATAAGCGCCTATTCATTCTTGATTTTAGTTCGGCGGTATTCGTGGCAATTCTTGAATTGGGCTTTCCGCTTGCGGTTCAGTGGTTTATCGACAGCCTGCTTCCAAGCGGGAATTGGTCCATGATTGTTTCCGTAAGTGCCGGCCTGCTTGCTCTTTATTTGACCAGCACGCTTCTGCAGTTTGTTGTTAACTATTGGGGCCACAAGCTGGGCATCAACATCGAAACAGATATGCGGCAGCAGCTTTTTCAGCACGTTCAAAGGCAGTCTTTCCGCTTCTTTGATAATACCAAAACTGGGCATATCATGAGCCGGGTGACAAATGATCTGATGGATATCGGGGAGCTCGCCCATCATGGCCCGGAGGATTTATTTATTGCGGTCATGACATTTGTGGGTGCATTCTGGATCATGCTGACAATCAATGTGAAGCTCGCTCTTGTAACGATATTTGTTCTTCCGTTTCTTGTATGGCTGATTACGTTCTGCAATATTAAAATGAACAAAGCATGGAAAAGGATGTACGGTGAAATTGCCGATGTGAACGCCCAGGTTGAGGATAGTGTATCTGGAGTGCGTGTGGTTCAGTCTTTTACAAATGAAAGCTATGAGATTAAAAGATTTAGAGAAAACAATGGCAGATTCCGTCTTGCCAAGCTTGCAGCATATAAGATTATGAGTTTCAGTGCTTCCGGAGTCTATATGCTGACCAGATTAGTTACGCTGATTGTTCTTGTGTACGGTTCCTGGCTGAGCTTCAATGGGCAGCTATCATATGGAGAATTGGTCGGATTTGTGCTCTATGTGAATGTACTCTTAAAACCGATTGATAAAATTAGCGCCCTGATGGAACTGTACCCAAAAGGAATGGCTGGTTTCAAACGCTTTTTGGAAATCATCGATACTGAGCCGGAGATTGAGGATGCAAAAGATGCCATTGAGGTTGAATCCTTAAGGGGGGATATCCGCTTTCAAGATGTATCCTTTAGTTATGACAAGCATAAATCGGTGCTTGAGGGGATTGCTCTTCAAATAAAAGCAGGTGAAACAGTTGCTTTTGTGGGACCTTCAGGAGCCGGAAAGACAACGATTTGTTCTTTGATTCCACGCTTTTATGATGTAAATAGCGGAAGCATTAAGATCGATGGCATGGATATCAGGGACATGACGAAAAAATCACTGAGATCGCAAATCGGCATTGTCCAGCAGGATGTATTCCTGTTTACCGGTACCCTGAAAGAAAATATAGCTTACGGAATGCTTGGGGCAACAGATGAGCAAATTGCGGACGCGGCTAAAAAAGCTCACCTGCAGGACTTCATTGCATCTCTTCCGGATGGCTGGGAAACACAAATTGGGGAACGTGGATTAAAGCTGTCTGGCGGACAAAAACAACGAATTGCCATTGCAAGAATGTTCCTGAAGAATCCGCCGATTTTGATTTTGGATGAAGCCACTTCGGCATTGGATACAGAAACCGAACAGATTATTCAAACTGCGTTGAATGAGCTTGCCGTAAACCGCACTACACTTGTGATTGCCCACAGGCTTGCAACCATTCGCAATGCAGACAGAGTGATGGTTGTCACAGAAGACGGCATAGCCGAAGAAGGTACACATGATGAGTTAATAGAACAGGGCGGGATCTTTGCAGGTCTCCATAATGTGCAATTCCAAAGATAAAGCAGAATCCGAAATGGATTCTGCTTTATTTGTCTAAATGGTGACCTCTGTCAAAAAATGACTGTTTCCATCAAACAAACCTGGAAAAAATGCAAAGAATATTAGAATCTAGCAAGCAAGCATTCATTTTTACAAACAAAGCCGGGAAATCTGCAAACAAATCATGAGAGCTAATAAAGGGAATACATAATTTTCAGAACAGTCAAAAAGAACTATTGTTTTTATTAAATATCTGGAAGTTTTTAACTAGAACAGGACTTATGTGGTATAGACAACTATACTCTAACTCTATTAATCTTACAGTATGTAAACCCTTTCAAACATAAAGGAGGTTATTGGCTGATGAAAGTTCATAAAATTAAAGGAGGCAGTATGAAAAATAAAACCAAGCTTGTTGCGCTATCTGCAGCACTAAGCACATCACTCTTTATTCCGGCAGCATATCCGGTATCTGCGCAGAGCGTGGAAGGGGTTAAGCCAACGATGGAAATGAGAAATCATAAAGATGTGAAACACAAAATTCATCCGATTTTTTCGTGGGATCGCCCTGGTCCGATTTCTCCTATTCTTCATCCAGGTTCAGCGGCGGGAGCTGGAATGGTTCAGCAGCCACTCAATGAAATCGACCCATTAATGGAAGAGATGATATCAGAAGGAGTCATGCCTGGTGCTGTCACTTTTGTGGCAAGGCGGGGCCATATTGTCCAACATGATGCATACGGATATTCCTACCGCTATACGGATGATAAATTCACTGAAGCGCAGAATCCTATTGAAATGAAGGAAGATACAATCTTTGATCTGGCTTCAATCAGTAAAATTTTTACAACGACTGCTGCGATGATATTGTATGATGAAGGCCGCTTTCAACTGGATGATCCTGTTGCGAAATATATCCCCGAGTTTGCTGAAAACGGCAAGGAAAATGTAACGATTCGCCAGCTGATGACACATACTTCAGGATTTACTGCATGGATTCCTTTATATTCACAAGGGAGCAGCAGAGAAGATCGCATGCAAATCGTTTTTAAATATCCATTGGCCAATGAGCCGGGTGAAGCGTATACATACAGCGATTTGAATATGATTACGCTCGGCGCACTAATCGAACGCCTTTCAGGACAAAGTCTGGATGAATTTGTAAAAAAACGTGTAACCAACCCCCTCGGTATGAAGGATACAATGTATAATCCTCCTGAATCTTTGAAACAGCGAATTGCAGCCACGGAATATCAGCCTGCTATCGGAAGGGGCCTTGTCTGGGGGGAAGTTCATGATGAAAATGCCTGGTCCCTTGATGGCGTTGCCGGACATGCAGGTGTCTTTTCCACTGCCTCAGACCTTGCTAAACTTGCCCACATGTATGTGAATGACGGGCGATATGGCAGCAAGCAGATTTTAAAGGAAGAGACGGTGAAAATGCTGATTCAAAACCAGATTCCCCAATTTCCTGGTGATGATCATGGCCTGGGCTGGGAGCTTGGTCAGGGGTGGTTCATGGATGCCTTATCAGAGGGAACTTCGCTTGGGCATACAGGGTACACTGGTACATCTATTGTAATAAACCGGAATAATGGCACGATTGCAATTCTCTTAACAAATCGCGTACATCCATCAAGAAATACAGTTACAACGAATATTGCAAGGCGAGCATTTGCAAGACAGGTAGCAGATTCCATTCCGGTTGCAATTCCTGGAAAAGGAGATGCCTGGTTCTCAGGATATGGAGATAAAATTCAACATAATTTAACGGCTAAAGTGGACCTCGATGAAGAGGCGGTCCTGTCGTTTGATACCTGGTACAGAACTGAAACCAATGCGGATATGGCCTTTGTTGAGGTGTCAGAGGATGGCGTCAATTGGACACAAGCGGCACAGCCATTAACAGGCAGCAGCGTCGATTGGAAAAAGGAAAAACTAACGATTCCTGCAGGAACCTCCCACATTCGATTCCGATACCAGACAGACAGTACAGTAAACGGCAGAGGCTGGTACGTTGATAATGTAAAACTCCAGCTTTCAGATGGCCAAAAAGTGACGCCGGCCTTCTCAGGAAACGGGTGGAAAAAAAGAAATTACTAGCATTCGATTTTTTAGTGAAAAGTAAGCTTAAGTGCATATGAAATAAATGCAGTAAGGACGGTGGAAGAAATGGTTAAAGCCCGCAAAGTAATGTTCATTTCCCTTCTCGCAATTACACTTGCCGTTTCGCAGTTATGGATTGGAGGAACCTTGAAAAAAGCATCAGCAGAAAGTACAGCAAAGGATTTAATCATTCTTCAGAATGTGCCTGAGGTCAGCACAGAGAATAGTGGAGATGCATTTCAATTAAAAGCGCTTCATGTGTTTAAAGAAGGACATTTCATGGGAATTTCAGATGGTATGAAATGGAAATCTTCCAATAAAAATGTTGCAGCAGTTGATCAGTCGGGGAATGTCACCTTAATTGGGAGTCCTGGAAAAACCTTCATCAGTGTAACGGACGGAGTATTTAAAGACCGTATAGCGCTTCAAGTAAAACCTGACGGCAAAAAGGGCAGCAAAGGCAAGCCAGCTTTTAAAGTGAAAATCATTAAGGAGCATGGGAAACGGTATGATCTCATTAGCCGGGCAGTGAAAAACATGTCCATTGAAGAGAAAGTCGGCCAGATGCTGATGCCGGATTTCCGCACCTGGAAGGGACAAAATGTCACTGAAATGCTGCCGGAAATTGAGAAGCTGGTAAAAGATTATCATCTTGGCGGGGTCATATTATTCCGTGAAAATGTCGTGACAACAGAACAGACAGCCACACTGGTTTCAGATTATCAGGAAGCTGCCGATAAATTCGGCTTATTGATGACGATTGACCAGGAAGGCGGAATTGTTACTCGTCTTCAATCAGGAACGGACATGCCTGGCAATATGGCGTTAGGAGCTGCCCGTTCTGAAGAAATTTCCCGCAAGGTCGGCAAGGCGATTGGAGAGGAACTGGCATCACTCGGCATTAATATGAACTTTGCACCTGTCATGGATGTAAATAATAATCCCGACAATCCGGTAATTGGCGTTCGTTCATTTGGTGAGGACCCGCAGCTTGTCGCTGACATGGGTGTTGCCTATACCGAAGGATTGCAATCAGCAGGTGTTGCTGCTACTGCAAAGCATTTTCCCGGACATGGAGATACAGCAGTGGACTCACATCTTGGTTTGCCTGAAGTACCTCATGACAAAGAACGTCTAAAAGAAGTTGAATTGTATCCTTTCCAAAAGGGAATGGAAGCAGGGATTGATGCGATCATGACAGCACATGTTACCTTCCCTAAGATTGATGATACAAAAGCAATCTCGAAAAAAACAGGTGAAGAAATTGCAGTTCCGGCCACTCTTTCCCATAAAGTGCTGACAGAACTTATGAGGGAAGAAATGGGCTATGATGGTGTCATTACAACAGACGCAATGAATATGAACGCAATCGCTGAACACTTTGGACCAGTTGACGCGGCCATTCGAGCAGTTAAAGCTGGAACAGATATTGTACTAATGCCTGTTGGACTTCAAGAAGTTGCGGAAGGGCTATTGAATGCGGTGGAGAATGGAGAAATATCAGAAAAACGTATTGATTCATCAGTTGAGCGAATTTTAACACTGAAAATAAAGCGGGGAATTATTAAAGAAGAGACATCACAGCCGATTGATGAAAAAATTGCAAACGCACTTGAGGTTGTTGGATCTGAAGAACATAAACTAATAGAAAAAGAAGCAGCTGAACGTTCAGTCACATTGGTTAAAAATGATAGAGATGCACTGCCATTACAATTATCTCCTGAAGATAATATTGTCGTTGTCGGCAATACGTATATTACAGACTTAAAAAACGCAATCAGCAAGTCTCATGCAAACACAACGGTCATCCAGACCTCAAGCTATGCATTAACGGAAGAGCAGAAGCAGCAAATCAGGAATGCCAGTGCAGTTATTGTGGGCTCCTATACGTTTAATGTATCAGGCCGCTCACCGGACAGCGCCCAGATGAAAATGGTTAATTCCATCATTGCTGAATCAGAAGCTCCTGTCATTTCGGTTGGCATACGTAACCCATATGACATCATGGCTTATCCGGAAGTTGATGCTTACATTGCACAATACGGCTTCAGAACGGCAAGCTTTGATGCATCTGCAGGTGTTGTTTTTGGCCAGGTCAATCCTTCAGGTAAATTGCCTGTAACAATTCCGGGTACAGATGGCAGTGTTTTGTATGAATTTGGCCATGGATTGAGCTATTAGGCACACTGCTATTTTTGAAAAAGAAAGGGTACAGGCAGCCTTAGGGATTTGCCCGTGCCTTCAATCTTAAGAATGAGAATTGTCTAGCTTTAGCGCCAACCCCCTCGAGGTGTCGGGGATGGGCAAGGCGCTTCCGCTTTTCTGATCAAGGAGGGGAAAAATATGAAGAAATGGTTTATGGCATTTTTGACAATGATTCTCGTACTCTCTTCTTTAACTGTTGTGCTTGCAGATAACGGCAATGGCAAAGGAAAAGGCAAGAAAAAGAAATTCGAGCTTGGAGTTGAAGTTCTTTTAGATGATAAGAAGGATCTTATAGAAGGGAAAAGAGTTGGCTTAATTACAAACCCAACTGGGGTAGACCAGAATCTAAACAGCATTGTCGATATTCTGCATAATGATCCCGATGTGGAGTTAACAGCTTTATATGGCCCGGAACATGGAGTCCGCGGAAGTGCACAGGCGGGAGAATACGTTGAGTATTATATCGATGAAAAGACAGGGCTTCCAGTATACAGCTTATACGGAAAAACCAAGAAGCCTACACCTGAAATGCTGGAGAATATCGACGTGCTCCTGTTTGATATCCAGGATGTTGGAACACGTTTTTACACGTATATTTACACAATGGCTTATGCGATGGAAGCAGCAAAAGAAAACAATATCCCTTTCATCGTGCTGGACAGGCCAAATCCTCAAGGTGGAACAAAGGTTGAAGGGCCAGTGCTCGATATGAAGTATTCCTCATTTGTTGGGAATTACCCGATCCCGCTCCGGCATGGGATGACTGTAGGTGAACTGGCCGAATTATTCAATGAAGAGTTCGAAATTGGTGCAGATTTAACTGTTGTCAAAATGAATGGCTGGAAGCGCAATATGTATTATGATGACACGAGCCTTCCGTTTGTCATGCCGTCTCCTAATATGCCAACTTTAGATACTGCTTTAGTATATCCGGGGGCTGCATTGATTGAAGGGACGAATGTTTCTGAGGGACGAGGAACAACGAAGCCGTTTGAATTAATTGGTGCTCCATTTATCAACGCTGATAATTTGGCTGGACATTTGAACAGTCTTAATCTTCCGGGGGTAACCTTCAGAGCTGCTTCGTTTACACCAAGCTTCTCTAAGCATGCAGGACAG is a genomic window containing:
- a CDS encoding MerR family transcriptional regulator, which translates into the protein MESESSYKTRKVISIGTVSELTGLSERQIRYYEERKLIFPERSERGSRKYSFSDVETLIDIANKREEGVRTEEIRSELKRKKKKDDQASRSKMIQGQLNAQFGIRKK
- a CDS encoding threonine/serine exporter family protein, giving the protein MGKELPPTIEVIEICLLAGKIMLQGGAETYRVEDTMTRIAASLGIPHSHSYVTPTGIIFSTDGTEPAKLIRISERSTDLYKVTLVNGVSRKISSGELDGKEALARLKEIESADYTFPVYQQILAASIASGCFLIMFLGSWTDFVPAMIAGGLGFVSFIYVHRVVQIKFFSEFIASLLIGLIAYFFVYSGVGTELDKIIIGSVMPLVPGLLITNAVRDLMAGHLVSGLSKGAEAFLTAFAIGAGIALVFTF
- a CDS encoding threonine/serine exporter family protein, producing MFMLTHMITSFIASAGFGVLFNAPKKSLLKCGFVGMVGWFVYIWLVNWQYDAVISSLIAAFTIAVISQIFAKMYKTPIIIFSVAGIIPLVPGGIAYDAMRNFVENDYNTAIQLAAKAFMISGAIAVGLVISEVINQMIRKVQFKSRI
- a CDS encoding ABC transporter ATP-binding protein, with product MIRRFFSYYKPHKRLFILDFSSAVFVAILELGFPLAVQWFIDSLLPSGNWSMIVSVSAGLLALYLTSTLLQFVVNYWGHKLGINIETDMRQQLFQHVQRQSFRFFDNTKTGHIMSRVTNDLMDIGELAHHGPEDLFIAVMTFVGAFWIMLTINVKLALVTIFVLPFLVWLITFCNIKMNKAWKRMYGEIADVNAQVEDSVSGVRVVQSFTNESYEIKRFRENNGRFRLAKLAAYKIMSFSASGVYMLTRLVTLIVLVYGSWLSFNGQLSYGELVGFVLYVNVLLKPIDKISALMELYPKGMAGFKRFLEIIDTEPEIEDAKDAIEVESLRGDIRFQDVSFSYDKHKSVLEGIALQIKAGETVAFVGPSGAGKTTICSLIPRFYDVNSGSIKIDGMDIRDMTKKSLRSQIGIVQQDVFLFTGTLKENIAYGMLGATDEQIADAAKKAHLQDFIASLPDGWETQIGERGLKLSGGQKQRIAIARMFLKNPPILILDEATSALDTETEQIIQTALNELAVNRTTLVIAHRLATIRNADRVMVVTEDGIAEEGTHDELIEQGGIFAGLHNVQFQR
- a CDS encoding serine hydrolase, with protein sequence MKVHKIKGGSMKNKTKLVALSAALSTSLFIPAAYPVSAQSVEGVKPTMEMRNHKDVKHKIHPIFSWDRPGPISPILHPGSAAGAGMVQQPLNEIDPLMEEMISEGVMPGAVTFVARRGHIVQHDAYGYSYRYTDDKFTEAQNPIEMKEDTIFDLASISKIFTTTAAMILYDEGRFQLDDPVAKYIPEFAENGKENVTIRQLMTHTSGFTAWIPLYSQGSSREDRMQIVFKYPLANEPGEAYTYSDLNMITLGALIERLSGQSLDEFVKKRVTNPLGMKDTMYNPPESLKQRIAATEYQPAIGRGLVWGEVHDENAWSLDGVAGHAGVFSTASDLAKLAHMYVNDGRYGSKQILKEETVKMLIQNQIPQFPGDDHGLGWELGQGWFMDALSEGTSLGHTGYTGTSIVINRNNGTIAILLTNRVHPSRNTVTTNIARRAFARQVADSIPVAIPGKGDAWFSGYGDKIQHNLTAKVDLDEEAVLSFDTWYRTETNADMAFVEVSEDGVNWTQAAQPLTGSSVDWKKEKLTIPAGTSHIRFRYQTDSTVNGRGWYVDNVKLQLSDGQKVTPAFSGNGWKKRNY
- a CDS encoding glycoside hydrolase family 3 protein, with amino-acid sequence MVKARKVMFISLLAITLAVSQLWIGGTLKKASAESTAKDLIILQNVPEVSTENSGDAFQLKALHVFKEGHFMGISDGMKWKSSNKNVAAVDQSGNVTLIGSPGKTFISVTDGVFKDRIALQVKPDGKKGSKGKPAFKVKIIKEHGKRYDLISRAVKNMSIEEKVGQMLMPDFRTWKGQNVTEMLPEIEKLVKDYHLGGVILFRENVVTTEQTATLVSDYQEAADKFGLLMTIDQEGGIVTRLQSGTDMPGNMALGAARSEEISRKVGKAIGEELASLGINMNFAPVMDVNNNPDNPVIGVRSFGEDPQLVADMGVAYTEGLQSAGVAATAKHFPGHGDTAVDSHLGLPEVPHDKERLKEVELYPFQKGMEAGIDAIMTAHVTFPKIDDTKAISKKTGEEIAVPATLSHKVLTELMREEMGYDGVITTDAMNMNAIAEHFGPVDAAIRAVKAGTDIVLMPVGLQEVAEGLLNAVENGEISEKRIDSSVERILTLKIKRGIIKEETSQPIDEKIANALEVVGSEEHKLIEKEAAERSVTLVKNDRDALPLQLSPEDNIVVVGNTYITDLKNAISKSHANTTVIQTSSYALTEEQKQQIRNASAVIVGSYTFNVSGRSPDSAQMKMVNSIIAESEAPVISVGIRNPYDIMAYPEVDAYIAQYGFRTASFDASAGVVFGQVNPSGKLPVTIPGTDGSVLYEFGHGLSY
- a CDS encoding DUF1343 domain-containing protein; its protein translation is MKKWFMAFLTMILVLSSLTVVLADNGNGKGKGKKKKFELGVEVLLDDKKDLIEGKRVGLITNPTGVDQNLNSIVDILHNDPDVELTALYGPEHGVRGSAQAGEYVEYYIDEKTGLPVYSLYGKTKKPTPEMLENIDVLLFDIQDVGTRFYTYIYTMAYAMEAAKENNIPFIVLDRPNPQGGTKVEGPVLDMKYSSFVGNYPIPLRHGMTVGELAELFNEEFEIGADLTVVKMNGWKRNMYYDDTSLPFVMPSPNMPTLDTALVYPGAALIEGTNVSEGRGTTKPFELIGAPFINADNLAGHLNSLNLPGVTFRAASFTPSFSKHAGQLSHGVQIHVTHRDAFKPVETGLHIVKAIHDLYPEDFEFRAENSAGISFFDNLMGNGWVREAIEEGKPVEEISSQWQKELEQFNQTREDYLLY